Proteins encoded by one window of Caldisericaceae bacterium:
- the rplP gene encoding 50S ribosomal protein L16 produces MLMPERVKYRKMHRGRTKGKSKGATSVHFGEYGIQTLEPGWISARQIEACRLILISAVRKTGKLWIRIFPDKSVTKKPAETRMGGGKGDVDHWVSVVKPGRVMFEFSGVDKETALELTKQVGHKLPVKVKMVTVEEE; encoded by the coding sequence ATGTTAATGCCAGAAAGAGTTAAATACAGAAAAATGCATAGAGGTAGAACAAAAGGTAAGTCAAAAGGTGCTACTTCTGTGCATTTTGGCGAATATGGAATTCAAACGCTTGAGCCAGGTTGGATTTCAGCTCGTCAAATTGAAGCTTGCAGATTAATATTAATATCCGCTGTTAGAAAAACAGGAAAACTATGGATAAGAATTTTCCCAGATAAATCAGTTACCAAGAAACCTGCTGAAACAAGAATGGGTGGTGGCAAAGGTGATGTTGATCATTGGGTTTCTGTTGTTAAGCCAGGTAGGGTTATGTTCGAGTTCTCTGGAGTTGATAAGGAAACTGCTTTAGAACTAACGAAACAAGTTGGGCATAAACTCCCGGTTAAGGTGAAGATGGTAACAGTAGAGGAGGAGTAA